One Planctomycetaceae bacterium genomic window carries:
- the ispH gene encoding 4-hydroxy-3-methylbut-2-enyl diphosphate reductase has protein sequence MKILLASPRGFCAGVNMAIECLDEAIRRVGSGIFVYHEIVHNKYVVDRFTRQGVTFVDSLEEVPHGSILLFSAHGVSPEIRRIAKERRLQTVDATCPLVTKVHLEAIRYARGGYNIILIGHEGHDEVIGTMGEAPESITLVETAADVAALPFSDTDRLAYLTQTTLSVSEAGEVIAALKARYPHIESPKKEDICYATTNRQDAVRTLVGRADVLIVLGSQNSSNSRRLMEIGASQGVPSYLIDGASELHHDWFEEVETVVITAGASAPEVVVQECIEFLKTNFAATLSEETLRDEHVHFNLPRELLQLGSD, from the coding sequence ATGAAGATTCTGCTTGCCAGTCCTCGCGGCTTTTGTGCCGGCGTCAATATGGCCATCGAATGTCTGGATGAAGCGATCCGCCGCGTCGGTTCCGGCATCTTTGTCTATCACGAAATCGTCCACAACAAGTACGTCGTGGACCGGTTTACCAGGCAGGGTGTGACGTTTGTGGATTCTCTGGAAGAAGTACCGCACGGGTCCATTCTGCTGTTCAGCGCTCACGGAGTATCGCCGGAGATTCGGCGCATCGCGAAGGAGCGACGGCTGCAGACAGTTGACGCGACATGCCCGCTGGTGACGAAGGTTCATCTGGAAGCCATCCGATACGCGCGCGGCGGCTACAACATCATCCTGATCGGCCATGAAGGACACGACGAAGTGATCGGCACGATGGGGGAAGCTCCGGAAAGTATCACGCTGGTGGAAACGGCTGCCGATGTCGCAGCGCTGCCGTTTTCGGACACCGACCGGCTGGCCTACCTGACACAGACGACGCTTAGTGTCTCAGAAGCCGGCGAAGTCATCGCGGCCCTGAAGGCTCGCTACCCGCACATTGAATCGCCGAAAAAGGAAGACATCTGCTACGCCACGACGAACCGGCAGGACGCCGTCCGGACTCTGGTCGGCCGCGCCGATGTGCTGATCGTGCTGGGCAGCCAGAACAGCAGCAACAGCCGTCGCCTGATGGAAATCGGAGCCAGCCAGGGTGTTCCGTCATACCTGATCGACGGAGCCTCCGAACTGCATCACGACTGGTTTGAAGAAGTGGAAACCGTCGTCATCACCGCCGGCGCCAGCGCACCGGAAGTTGTCGTTCAGGAATGCATTGAATTCCTGAAAACGAACTTTGCCGCAACGCTGTCCGAAGAAACCCTGCGCGATGAGCATGTTCACTTCAACCTGCCCAGGGAACTGCTGCAACTCGGTTCGGACTGA
- a CDS encoding DUF4870 domain-containing protein — MPLAEEIARLDHLRETGALSEQEFQEAKARVLHGDVSPGHSGLINGMAPNTWCMLMHLSQLLNFVAPSAGLVAPIVMWAVSKDKLPEADRHGKVIFNWMISSLIYALVSGLLLFVLIGFPMLLAVAALAIIFPIIGAIKANEGIVWHYPLTIRFMDPDSQFRTSL, encoded by the coding sequence ATGCCTCTTGCCGAAGAAATTGCCAGGCTCGATCATCTGCGCGAGACCGGCGCGTTGTCAGAACAGGAATTTCAGGAAGCGAAAGCTCGCGTTCTGCACGGCGACGTTTCGCCGGGCCACAGCGGCCTGATCAACGGCATGGCACCGAATACCTGGTGCATGCTGATGCACCTGTCCCAACTGCTGAACTTCGTGGCTCCCAGCGCCGGCCTGGTTGCTCCCATCGTGATGTGGGCAGTCAGCAAGGATAAGCTGCCGGAAGCGGACCGCCACGGCAAGGTGATCTTCAACTGGATGATCAGCAGTCTGATCTACGCACTGGTCAGCGGCCTGTTGTTATTTGTGCTGATTGGCTTTCCCATGCTGCTGGCTGTCGCCGCGCTGGCGATCATTTTCCCGATCATCGGGGCAATCAAGGCCAACGAAGGAATTGTCTGGCACTATCCGCTGACGATTCGATTCATGGACCCGGACAGCCAATTTCGCACCAGCCTGTGA
- a CDS encoding Uma2 family endonuclease has translation MSIASTDTEIEYPDSDGQPIAENTLQFEWITRLHGNLEVIFGNDPDVFVAADLLWYPVEGNNQLRIAPDAMVVFGRPKGHRGSYLQWREDGIAPQVVFEVLSPGNRLSEMIRKFQHYEELGVEEYYVIDPDRLKLEGWIRSDDELRAIDEMNGWTSPRLSIRFERRSDDIVIYRPDGSRFLTFSELNAATQREREVARLEAERADAESVRADAEAERADAESVRADAEAARAERLAARLRELGENPD, from the coding sequence ATGAGCATTGCTTCCACTGACACTGAGATTGAATATCCCGACAGCGACGGACAACCGATTGCGGAAAACACACTGCAGTTCGAGTGGATTACACGTCTGCACGGGAATCTGGAAGTGATCTTCGGCAACGATCCCGACGTATTCGTCGCCGCCGATCTGCTGTGGTATCCGGTCGAGGGCAACAACCAGCTTCGGATCGCTCCGGACGCGATGGTGGTTTTCGGACGGCCAAAGGGACACCGCGGTTCTTACCTGCAGTGGCGAGAAGACGGCATTGCTCCGCAGGTCGTGTTTGAAGTTCTGTCTCCCGGGAATCGTTTAAGCGAAATGATCCGCAAGTTCCAGCACTATGAAGAGCTTGGGGTTGAGGAATACTACGTGATTGATCCGGACCGGCTGAAACTGGAAGGCTGGATCCGCAGTGACGACGAACTCCGGGCGATCGACGAAATGAACGGCTGGACCAGTCCTCGACTTTCCATCCGCTTCGAACGCCGCAGCGACGACATTGTCATTTACCGGCCCGATGGATCACGCTTCCTGACCTTTTCGGAACTCAATGCGGCCACACAGCGAGAACGCGAAGTCGCCCGGCTGGAAGCAGAACGCGCCGATGCTGAGTCCGTGCGCGCTGATGCCGAAGCGGAACGCGCCGATGCTGAGTCCGTACGCGCCGATGCCGAAGCGGCTCGTGCTGAGCGACTGGCGGCACGGCTCCGCGAACTCGGTGAGAATCCCGATTAA
- a CDS encoding aminotransferase class I/II-fold pyridoxal phosphate-dependent enzyme encodes MTAILSDFAKSLTVESAFSVLAVAKQLKAAGKDVVELEIGDSPFPTPDHARATGVQAIHDHVSHYCASPGLPEFREAAAAFVQREFQIPATAANVAVGPGAKIFEQFFCEAFLNPGDGVLVFSPHFPTYQPNIDRRSARTVLKPLRQQTEFRPQAADIEDFLNSDPSPKAIFLNSPHNPTGGVTTEQDLHDIADVIRGRDVAVFSDEPYCHMVWQGRHHSLAAIPGMLDQCVAAYTFSKSYSMSGWRLGFCVSSPRVIDVIGRMINSSLSCTPPLVQLAGKAALEHDGAERDAAMQKFRRKVVMLTEGLNRIDGFRTLDPAATFYVFPNVMEICNRLEITSHGLAMFLLEAADDQFGIACLGGECFGRAGAGFLRFSCAEPDDRLQQALDFIPLALGREDRIASWLERHPEFRLETPFS; translated from the coding sequence ATGACTGCAATCTTGAGCGATTTCGCAAAGTCCCTGACGGTTGAATCGGCATTCTCCGTGCTGGCCGTGGCGAAGCAATTGAAGGCCGCCGGCAAGGATGTTGTCGAACTGGAAATCGGCGACAGCCCGTTTCCGACTCCCGACCATGCCCGCGCCACCGGAGTGCAGGCGATTCACGATCACGTGTCGCACTACTGCGCGTCGCCGGGGCTGCCGGAATTTCGTGAAGCCGCCGCGGCGTTCGTTCAGCGCGAATTTCAGATTCCCGCAACCGCCGCCAACGTTGCCGTCGGGCCCGGTGCGAAGATTTTCGAACAATTCTTCTGTGAAGCATTTCTGAATCCGGGTGACGGAGTTCTGGTTTTCAGTCCGCACTTTCCCACGTACCAGCCGAACATCGATCGCCGGTCGGCTCGAACGGTGCTCAAGCCGCTTCGGCAGCAAACAGAATTTCGTCCCCAGGCGGCCGATATTGAGGACTTTCTGAACAGCGATCCTTCGCCGAAGGCCATCTTTCTGAATTCGCCGCACAATCCGACGGGCGGTGTGACAACCGAACAGGACCTGCACGACATCGCGGACGTGATTCGGGGCCGCGACGTGGCCGTGTTCAGCGACGAACCGTATTGCCACATGGTCTGGCAGGGCCGGCATCATTCGCTGGCCGCGATTCCCGGAATGCTCGACCAGTGCGTGGCGGCCTACACATTCAGCAAATCGTACAGCATGAGCGGCTGGCGACTGGGCTTCTGCGTTTCGTCGCCGCGAGTCATCGACGTGATTGGCCGGATGATCAATTCCTCGCTTTCGTGTACTCCGCCGCTTGTGCAGCTTGCCGGGAAAGCGGCTCTGGAACACGACGGGGCGGAACGTGATGCGGCGATGCAGAAATTTCGACGCAAGGTCGTAATGCTGACGGAGGGGCTGAACCGAATTGACGGATTCCGGACGCTCGACCCCGCCGCCACGTTTTACGTATTTCCCAATGTCATGGAAATCTGCAATCGGCTGGAAATCACCAGTCATGGGCTGGCGATGTTTCTGCTGGAAGCCGCCGACGATCAGTTCGGAATCGCGTGCCTGGGCGGAGAATGCTTCGGCCGCGCCGGTGCCGGATTTTTGAGATTCAGTTGCGCGGAACCGGACGACCGGCTTCAGCAGGCTCTGGACTTCATTCCGCTGGCACTTGGCCGAGAGGATCGAATCGCATCGTGGCTGGAACGGCACCCTGAGTTTCGGCTCGAAACGCCGTTTTCCTGA
- a CDS encoding citrate synthase, whose protein sequence is MTTATLSLNGKTYDLPVIRGSEDEVGVDISKLRANSGAITLDPGFTSTGACESAITYIDGENGILRYRGYPIEQLAEKSDFVETSYLLLYGELPGAEQLKNFRAQLTYHSMIHEDMKKFFEGFPTKAHPMAILSAMVASLSTYYPETEDSSHDTNIVRLIAKVRTLAAYAYKKSVGQPTIYPQNNLSYCANFLHMMFAVPAEQYVVNPTLVKAMNMLLILHADHEQNCSTSTVRMVCSSRANIFAAISAGICALWGPLHGGANQAVLEMLEMIHADGGDYQKYVDKAKDKDDGFRLMGFGHRVYKNFDPRATILKKMSDDVLNELGIEDPLLGIAKNLEKIALEDPYFVDRRLYPNVDFYSGILYRAMGIPTNMFTVMFAIGRLPGWLAHWKELREDESSRIYRPRQIYTGSKVRDYVAMDQRR, encoded by the coding sequence ATGACGACGGCGACTCTGAGCCTGAATGGAAAGACCTACGACCTGCCCGTTATTCGCGGCAGCGAAGACGAAGTTGGCGTGGACATCAGCAAGCTGCGCGCGAATTCCGGTGCCATCACGCTCGATCCCGGCTTCACCAGCACCGGAGCCTGCGAAAGCGCGATCACGTACATCGACGGCGAAAACGGCATCCTGCGGTATCGCGGCTATCCCATCGAACAGCTTGCCGAAAAATCTGACTTCGTCGAAACGTCCTACCTGCTGCTGTACGGCGAGCTTCCCGGTGCTGAGCAACTGAAGAACTTTCGCGCTCAACTGACGTATCACAGCATGATCCACGAAGACATGAAAAAGTTCTTCGAAGGATTTCCCACCAAAGCTCACCCGATGGCCATTCTGTCGGCGATGGTGGCCTCACTGTCGACGTATTACCCGGAAACCGAAGATTCCAGCCACGACACGAACATCGTCCGCCTGATTGCCAAGGTTCGGACTCTGGCCGCTTACGCGTATAAGAAGTCCGTCGGTCAGCCCACGATCTATCCGCAGAACAACCTGAGCTACTGCGCGAATTTTCTGCACATGATGTTTGCCGTTCCCGCCGAACAGTACGTCGTCAATCCGACGCTGGTGAAGGCAATGAACATGCTGCTGATTCTGCACGCCGACCACGAACAGAACTGCAGCACGTCTACCGTCCGCATGGTGTGCAGCAGTCGTGCAAACATCTTTGCCGCGATTTCCGCCGGCATCTGTGCTTTGTGGGGACCGCTGCACGGCGGTGCCAATCAGGCCGTGCTGGAAATGCTGGAAATGATTCACGCCGATGGCGGCGACTACCAGAAATACGTCGACAAGGCGAAGGACAAAGACGACGGCTTTCGTCTGATGGGCTTCGGTCACCGCGTATACAAGAACTTCGATCCGCGGGCGACCATCCTGAAGAAGATGAGCGACGATGTGCTGAACGAACTGGGCATCGAAGATCCGCTGCTGGGCATCGCGAAGAACCTGGAAAAGATCGCTCTGGAAGATCCGTACTTTGTCGATCGACGGCTATATCCCAACGTCGACTTCTACAGCGGAATTCTGTACCGGGCGATGGGCATTCCGACGAACATGTTTACCGTGATGTTCGCCATCGGCCGCCTGCCGGGCTGGCTGGCTCACTGGAAGGAACTTCGTGAGGACGAGTCCTCGCGCATCTACCGTCCGCGCCAGATCTACACGGGATCGAAGGTCCGCGATTACGTGGCCATGGATCAGCGCAGGTGA
- a CDS encoding amidohydrolase family protein translates to MNRTFSANHYSTGEPVQVHFEDGRITGVEATSSADDLPYVAPGLFDIQINGYSGIWFSSPKLSTADVEQVTQSMLAHGVAGYFPTLVTNSFDALKHGFETIRQACETSDVVRACVRGCHLEGPYISAEDGPRGAHPLQHVRDADIDEFDALQAASGNRIRLVTLAAETGNAVPFIRHLVNSGVVVALGHTAATSVQIAAAVDAGAKLSTHFGNGAHGVLPRHPNYLWEQLADERLWASVIADGFHVPASVLNCVRLCKTTAHTILTCDVSGFAGCPPGTYAEGDVAVEVLDDGRLVVAGQRQYLAGSGATTGDCIVGMMAACSIPLGTAIDMATANPSRLMGEPVGEITPGAEATLTVFRLIESSVGGSSVPGRAATHFDTITTIVKGDLLFGNLP, encoded by the coding sequence ATGAACCGCACGTTCTCCGCCAACCACTATTCGACCGGCGAACCGGTACAGGTTCACTTCGAAGATGGCCGCATCACCGGGGTCGAAGCCACTTCGTCCGCTGACGACCTTCCGTACGTGGCTCCGGGGCTGTTTGATATTCAGATCAACGGCTATAGCGGAATCTGGTTCAGCAGCCCGAAGCTTTCGACCGCTGACGTCGAACAGGTCACTCAGTCGATGCTGGCGCACGGCGTCGCCGGGTATTTCCCGACGCTGGTGACCAATTCCTTCGACGCGCTGAAGCACGGATTCGAAACGATTCGGCAGGCCTGCGAAACCAGTGACGTCGTGCGAGCATGCGTCAGGGGCTGCCACCTGGAAGGACCCTACATTTCCGCGGAAGACGGTCCTCGCGGAGCCCACCCGCTTCAGCATGTGCGGGACGCCGATATCGACGAATTCGATGCTCTGCAGGCCGCGTCCGGAAATCGAATTCGCCTGGTGACACTGGCCGCGGAAACCGGAAACGCCGTTCCGTTCATCCGGCATCTGGTCAACAGCGGAGTTGTCGTTGCACTCGGACATACCGCGGCAACTTCCGTGCAGATCGCTGCCGCCGTCGATGCCGGCGCAAAGCTGAGCACTCACTTCGGTAACGGAGCACACGGAGTGCTGCCTCGTCATCCCAACTATCTTTGGGAACAGCTCGCTGACGAACGACTGTGGGCCAGCGTGATCGCTGACGGGTTCCACGTGCCGGCGTCGGTGCTGAACTGTGTGCGATTGTGCAAGACAACGGCGCACACAATTCTGACGTGCGACGTTTCCGGGTTCGCCGGATGTCCGCCGGGGACGTATGCCGAAGGTGACGTCGCCGTCGAAGTGCTGGACGACGGAAGACTGGTCGTCGCCGGTCAGCGTCAGTACCTGGCAGGTTCCGGAGCAACCACGGGCGACTGCATCGTCGGCATGATGGCCGCCTGCTCCATCCCGCTGGGAACCGCGATCGACATGGCGACCGCAAACCCGTCGCGACTGATGGGTGAACCGGTCGGCGAAATCACGCCCGGCGCGGAAGCGACTCTGACGGTGTTCCGGCTGATCGAGTCATCAGTCGGCGGTTCGTCGGTGCCCGGACGCGCAGCTACGCACTTTGACACAATCACCACAATCGTCAAAGGCGACCTGTTGTTCGGAAACCTGCCGTAG